ATGAAAGCACCATAAGATAAAAATTGGCACATTGTTATATGTTCAAGTGCTGAACAAACTTCATGATATGAAACTAGTAGCTTGCCAATGAATTCATTTACAGAGTGATACCCGTTTATTGATCATGATGAGTGGGTAAAGAAGCCAGGAGGATTATAATAACCCTAGCCGTTGCTAACATTGCGAACCATGCCATTACTGGTCAGAAGTCAAATCAGAATGGTCCCTAAATATGATCAGCTACGCGCTTACAGGTAACCATCTGCAGCGGTGATAAGGGGATGGCGCTTATATGAGCTCCACAAAGCGAAGAGATGACAGCTTCAACTATCTGTCTACGTAGTACACTGACAAATGCCTCGTAATCGAACCTGAGTTCTGTTCTTGTTTATGAGCCAACACCCAATATACAACTTGATCTTCCTGTATTGAGGCCCGGGGTGAATTCAAGGCACCTTCTTCTGTCCTGATCTTGCTATTGGTCCGGTAGTCAAACTGATGATTTCCTAAACCGGCCAGTTGAAGAAACAAGGGTTGTCAGAATGCCGGTGGGAGAAGTATCGCGCTCTGAGTCAGTAAGTCCATATCGTGTAGTAATAAACTCAAACCGTCTGAGAGTTTACGACATGTGGTCGAAGTTTATTTTACAACGCTCCACCGTTGTGGCTCCCAGCCAAAAACGGCCCAACAGGCACTACCTTGGCATCTGCATTACCTGTCATACGATATGGTGTTGTCTGCTCCGTACACGGAGACAAGTTATCAACACCAGGAATAATAGGTAGCGACGAGGGTCAAATGAACGGTTGTGGGTTCGTTGTTGTTCCTCCAGTCCCAACATTTTTGCTCCTTACTCCTTACTCCTTGGCGGCAAATGGCGTTGGTGGAGGCAAAACTGTTCCAAGAATTCGTCATGAGCGTCCTCACTTTTTCGTTCAGCTGGAAAAAGCAAGTCTAGAAAAGCATAAAGAATTCGATCTATTTCCAAGGAGAGGCATTTTGGCATGTTAAGGAATGTTGCATTGCGCGTTGATATAATAAAGTTGCGGCTTGTAGACTATCGGCCGAGTCTAACGAACGGCACGGCTGGGTAATATTGTACATCCTGTGAATGACCAggtgaaaagaagaagaaaaggaaagtCTCATTGCCCGTAAATGAAGAAACACCCTTTCCAATTGCAGAAGGTGCTCACGAAGTAAAGCCGCCTGCAGTGGCAGTGACAGATAGACAATCTCTTTTTCGGGTGTAGGTAAGATCGGACCATGGTCCAAGCTCAAATCCTGATGGCTTGGCTGTAAGGGGTAGCGAGAAGACGACATCACTGATGGAGCCTTGGCGTTAAGTTCATTCTAGTACTGCTGCCGGTGTTGATGTGCTGTCTCGGCGTAGCTTGTTGTTGAGTCCGTTGAACAGACGGCCTATTGACTCCTTTCGTCCTCTTCGGGGAACTCTTTCTGTGACAAGCGAGTCGACGCGGTCCATGGCATCAATGAAGATGTGgaagtcaacatcatcttcgtAGCTGAGGTTCTCATCGCGTAGAGACATGTACTCCAACTCGTGATGGCTTAGAGTACTCTCATTTGATGCGGTTGATGAGGTTCTTCTCGATTTGATAGGGCTGCTGGCTGCACTGTTGGTCGGACTGGACATGATTGGTTGAAGGAGTGAAGTAGAAAATGTGTTTCAGATTGATTGTGTATGTAGATGGCTCGGAAACAACAGTAAATTGAAGATTAATAGTGGTATGAAGAATGAgcatgaaagaagaaagttAATTGAGCAGGGGGGGAGAGCTCTAGgtatataaattatacttCGTTATACTTTTTATGGGGAGGGGTACGGAGTAGACTAGAATACGAATCTATCGAGGAGCCGCATATAATATGATGAAAGCTGACATGTTGTGCTTCCTCAGAGAGCGCAATGGCAAATCAGTCTAAGATTGTCAGCTTCGCTTCCTAAAGTAGTGCCAATCAGTTCCTTGCCCGCACCCAGGGGACGTGACGGGTTCCCGGACCACATGTAACGCTATCAACAGGCGCATTCCTCGGCACTGTCAGTTATCAGCCAGCGGTGTGCACCACCCATTTCCACACGTTGGGCGATGCTATCAAGTTAGCGCCTTGCGTGCGTATCTGATATGACACTATGGATGACGACTGCACCACCAAAATAGATGGGCGGATATACGggttggattggatggatgcTAAAACCAGGTGATATTTCTAACAAATGACATTGGATCTTATACAGCTTGGGGTGAACATGGACCCTTTTATTTCTTCggctcctccttcttctcctcaggCTTAGGCGTTGGCAGCTTGAAAGACTCGGGTGTGCGGTCCTGTCCGGCTCCAACGGGCTCCCACGCACTGGAACCACCCTCAAAGTTACGGAAGGCCTGAGTGAGCTCCAGAGGCTCGGTGACGATacgcttcttctcctcatcgtATCGGATCTCAGTGTAACCAGTCAAGGGGAAGTCCTTTCGCAGAGGGTGACCCTCGAAACCATAATCGGTCATGATTCGTCGGAGATCGGGGTGaccagcaaagaagacaCCGAAAAGGTCGTACACCTCTCGTTCGTACCAGTTGGCACCATCAAAAAGTCCGGTAACACTGGGGACAGGAGAAGCCTCATCGGCGTAGGTCTTGACACGAATTCGAGAGTTGTGACGGACCGAAAGAAGGTTGTAGACGATTTCGAAACGGTTCTCGCGCGTGGGGTAATCCGCAGCAGTGATAGTGCTAACCTGGGTGAACTCAGCGGCAGTGTTGTCTGTCATGTTTTAGCAGTTGTCTCGTAGCCAATTGACGTGTTACTAACatttcaagaagctgaagacaGGGTAGACACCCGAGGGGGAGATATAGATGGTGAGTTCGTCCTTCCAGACGGAGAACTGCTGGATGTACTTGGGCAGAGTACCCATCAACCAGGCACCATAACGGTGCATGTTGTCGGACTTGCTCTGGTATTTGTCGGCAGGGTTGACGATCGGGGCCTTCAGGACGCTGGGGTGATCTCGAGGGGCCTTTCGCAGGTTGGGAGACTCCTTCGGCATTGCGACATATTGACGGGCAGTGCTGGACAAGCAACGGATTGCCTGGTCGTTACGGAGCTGGACGGAGGGCCTCGCGAGTCGCAGAGCTGAGGCCAACGCCCTGCTTCGAGAAATGCTTGTCGCCATGGCCGTTTGTGTGACGATTCGAGGCCAATTGGCGATGCAAGATGTCGTCGAGACGAAATACCTTACGGTGTTGGTAATGATGCCGCAAGCATTGGCTCGAGAATCTTAGCGGCAGAAGCGTGAATGAGATTTCCCGTACTTGAGCCGACAATAACGCTATACTTTGCCTCCAGTGCTTCTACCACACAAAGCCAGGTACCCCGCTATTTTACTTGCCCTTTGTCGACCTTCAATGACGAAGATGCCTACACGTGATTCGAGCTCAGAAGCTAGACCGAGAATAGCTTAGATGTATTTTCCATCTTTCACTTTCCCGCAGCCTCGATGCATACCAAACACCGTTCCTCTCCTTGTACTCACATATCTATTTCCGCCCATCGCATCTCGAACTTACTATTTCTTGCCTTTCaccttaattataacttCTCACAATGGCGCCACAAGATTCATTCAtagaagatgaggaggatacCTGGTATGATTCACCGCCCGCCTGGGGGTGGCGCTTGTAGCGCACTGCTCTCTGGGTAATGTTTGGTACCCAAAGCTGACCTCTTGATAGCCCCCTCTGCATCGAAGAGTTTGATCTCTCAGATAGGAACTTCAGACCTTGTCCTTGTGGATACCAGGTATGATAAGAAAAATATCTTGCCAGTCAAGGTTGACCTTCCGGCCACGTTTGCTAACTTTGAGGTTACAGGTGTGCCAGTTTTGTTttaacaacatcaagaatAATATGAACGGCCTTTGCCCTGCTTGCCGACGACCTTACGACGAAAAAACTATACAGTGGAAAGTTGTTACGCAAGAAGAGTATGATGAACCCTCTGCCACCATGGTGCTATGCTGACCAACCCCCAAGAGTCGCCGAGTTTCGGGCCAATATTCAAAAGAACCAAAAGAAACGAGCTCTGGATCAACGACAAAAAGAACTACAGAAACGCGAAGCCGAAAAGGAGAACCGTAAGAATCTGATCGGTGTCCGTGTTGTCCAAAAGAACTTGGTCTACATCACGGGTCTTGCACCGACAGTTCGAGAGGACGAACTTCTCAAGACGCTACGAAAGCCCGAGTTCTTCGGCCAGTACGGCAACATCCAAAAGATATCCATTAGTAACCGAAAGAGCTCTGATGGCCAACATCAGTCGCTTGGCATTTACGTGACCTTCGAACGTCCGGAAGAAGCGACGCGGTGCATCCAAGCTGTGCACGGATCCCACAACGGTGATCGAGTCCTAAAGGCGCAGCACGGCACGACGAAATACTGTTCAGCTTGGTTAAAGAATGAAAAATGCGGCAATCCTGGTTGCATGTTCTTGCATGAACAAGGCGATGAGGAGGACAGTTACTCACGACAGGACTTGTCCTCTATGAACAGTATAGGGTCTCAACGGCCTCTCCCCGGAGGCAGTTCGCGGTCGGCTTCCCGACAACAGATTTCCCATCCTACGCCGCCTCCCGTCGTATCTCATCCGATGACGCGCTCCATTAGTAAAGAGGGTTCTGAGAATGGTGCCGATGGATCAGCTCTACCTTCCTCAGCCAACTGGGCACGCAATCCACAGCGAAGTCGCAGAGGCAGTCTTGCTACTAGTGGTGCTGCATCCAGCCCTGCTATTTCAACAGCTCAGCCTGTCACCGCAGAGCCTgtaccagaagaagcagtcgaagaggaagatgaggatgagttggaggaagaggaacCTCAGCAAGAGGAGCCAGTTGCTGGGCCGTCATCATCTAGGACCCGGGAGTCTGAATCACCTGCACCAACTCAAGAGTCGCCTGATTCATGGCTTAAGGAGATCTACAAGACATTGCAAAGTTGCCCCATGCCTATCTTTCCAGACGTTGACGAAGACCAATACCCCCCTATGTTCGATCCTCGTGGTGGCGAGAAGCGCCGGGCTATGCGAGAGGAGGAGGATTCACGTTTGAGTGGAGAACAGGAAGAGCGACCCGAGGTTCGTGAGCCATCGGAAGGAGAACCTGAGACCGGTGGCAGCCTTGCTCTCGGAGGAGAGCCTGAGGACCGTGACAGTTCTAGCGACAACCGAGGCTTCGATCGCCGACCTAGTGCTCAGCCTCCTATTCAGCGACTTTCTACTGACGGGCTCTTTGGACCTTCCCTCACTGGAGCCTCACCTTTTGGCCAGAGCTCGGGGAACCCTGGTTCGCGGTCTATGACGCCGCAGCAGCTGTATCTTCGATCTCAGGGCGGATTTGGCGATGCCCCTCCTGGCATAACCAGCCAAAGCAATGCTTTCCAGAATCAGGGTcaaagccaaggccaaggccacAGCCGTCAATCCTCTCGATTCAGCTTTGCCAACGACAACGCTGGCTCTTCTACCAACGTCAAGGTCGCAGCCAACCCGCGTATCATGGCCCAGCAATCCTCTATGATGCCCAACACGTTTCAATCGCAGAGCAGCAATCAGTTTTACGGTGCCTCCATGCCTGGACCTCCTCCTGGTCTTAAGTCAACCGGCACTCCCCCTAGCATGTTCGGTCAGTTTGGTGGACAGGGCTTTGGCGCCCCCAAAGACAATTCGAGTGAGCTTCTTCAGAGTTTAATCGGCCGCGGTCGGGCTGGTAACAACCAGTCCCACGATGCGGGAAAGCGTGAGTTTATGATTCCTTCTTATTCAAACCAGTACCCACCATCCTCTACCTCCACCCCAGCTCCTTCTTCCGGGCTCCTGCCGCCTCTCTATGGTAATACACCTGGAGGGTACCAAGACATGGGCTCtaagcagaagaagaagggaaagaagcACAGACATGCTAACACTTCCTCCTCCGGGGGGAGTGGCTTAGTAGATCTTGCAGACCCGAGTATCTTGCAGGCGCGAATGCAGCACCAGTCTCAAGGCAGCGCCGGAGTCGGACAGGGCTTGTTTGGCGGTCAGAGTCAAGGTGGGTACAGTCACAACATGATGTATAATGCAGGCTATGGAAGGTGGTAGTTTTGATGTTTCTCGGAGTTGTTGCAGTCTGGGAGGGTGATGTTTGGTATCCTCTCATTGGTATcggctttttcttcttcatgcaCAAAGGGGGGGCGTTCTTCGGAAATCAGGGTCAGGGCGAGAAAAGTTGCctttcatcttcctcggGGGACACGAGTTTCAAGCGCATCTTGATTCAGCAGCATATGCGTGATTAATGCTGCTCTGGGAGGTCAGCTTTTGCATCAGGCGTCATCTATGTTTTATTGGGGAAAACGGAGGACGACGAGAGAATATCTCGAGTCTCCTTCCTCCGACTTTTACCGGTCTATGGAAGACCGCGCATGGGGGTTCACGTCAGGCAagccatcatcgtcttccaCAAGCTCCCTATGTATGTTAACAAATGTCGAATTCATCCGCCTAGGTTTGGCGGTCTCCTTGGTCAGAAATAGCAATACCCTCTATTCTCTCCAAATCGCCTGTTCTTCTCGTTGTCCCCCGTGGAAGACGATGTTGGTCGCCGTAGCATGATCCTGTCCCCAAAGTCTTGTATATAAATGGGGTGTTGCTCTCGTAGCGTAGTCTTTGTGTTTTGCTTTACGTTCAGACCGAGTGACTGAACCTATGCTAACAAGCGTTCAGATGATGAGCTCCCATCCCTGGACGAGGCTACGAATTCTGTCGACGCGTTAGTTTCTGACGATCCCATACTGCCGCCAATTGGTTTGGAAGGTCGCACATCTGTGCCCCCGGGCTTGTCGTTACCCCCAGGACTGCCAGCCAACATATCGAGACCTCCATCTACTCAAGGTCATACAAAACTCACCAACATTGTGCCAGCGTTGCCTAGAATGCCACCCCCTGGACTCTCACAAGGTTCTTTAACTCCTGACCAGTCGCCTGCAAAGCTAAAGCCAGCGATACCTGTCTCggaagcaaagaagaacatcaagtCTCTGGCGGCCGAAAGCGGACTCTCACGGGAGATTACGACACAATCGCAACCGAACCTTACAAAGGCAAGTTTCTTACAGGATGAGGACTTTCCAGCTTTGGATGCATCGAAGAACAAGAGTCGACCCGCAACGCCTACACCCAAGGCTACGCCAAAGGCCAAACGTCATGCTGAGAGGATTGTGGACAGAATGATGGCCAAGGCCGGAGCCAGCCTAGAGAGCATGGCCCAGGAAACCAAAGCGGAGGAGGCCAAGGTTCAAGAGACCAAAGCTCACGAAGTCGAGGCTCAGGAGACCAAGGCCCAGGAAGTGAAACCTGCATCATCGTCCCAGGCAGCAGACAAGAAGCCCATTACTGTCAACACTCAGGTTGGAAAGAATGTGGCTGTGAAGACCAGTGAACTATCTGCAACAACTGAGAAGTCAACAACAGAGACCTCGGCGGCCTTTCCTCCCTTGCCTACACCCTCGTCTACCGCAATTGCATCCCCTGTCACACGCACAGCACCAAAGACACTGCGTGTCATTGCAGCTCCCAAGGCCGAGGCAcctcctcctgcttctcctgCCTTGACCATGGCATCGGTTGCGTTGTCAGGCACTTCCAGGGCTGTCTCTGGTAGTTACAGGCCAGATACACCTGTCAGCGAGATGATTAGTGACAACGCCTCGGTAGTGTCTGCCTCTGTGACCCATTCTCGGGCAAGCTCGCCACCCCCCAGCAGGATTGGGTCTGCTGCGGTAAGAACCACAACCAAGAGTCAACAGCGAAAGCAACGAAAAGATGTTTTGAAGCAAGAAACAAAGTTGATCGCTGAGGCTCCCATAGCAGAGGCAGAGGTGCATGCTCCTATCATGGGacggaagaagaaacagaagaaggaaaagccTATTAAGACGGCCCAGCCTGATGCTTCTACTATCCCAGAGGCTCCCGCAGACGAGCCATCCCAGCCaccatctcaacaagagccCGTCAAGGAGCCCGAAAGAGAGCCAGAAGAGAAGCCtgtcaagagcaagaattCTCAAAAGAAGTCAATCAAATCCAAGGGCAAAACAAAGGAGGTCGAGACTCAACCgactcctcctcctccagcttcCCCTAAGGAATCTATCCCTGATGCTCAAGAGCCACCTGCAAGACCACAGCCTGACCCGGCGTCGGTTTTTTCTGAGATTAAGAACACTCTCTGGGCTTCGAGTGTCGATAAACTCCAACTGTTTAAGCCCATCGCCAATGGCTCATCTCGCACCGACTACAGTGCTGCCAAGAACAACGCCAATAAGGCTGAGCATTGTAAGGACTGCTCTTGCAAATGTGGAGAAATTcaagatgaggatcttgCAGCGCTGCGCGCAGGAAAGCCTGTCCGAAAGCAATTCCACGTTGATGGCAGCCGCATGCTCATTACCCCCAATGGTGACTGCATACGTGGTCTGACacctgaggaagaggacgcTTTCCTGGAACTTCAAGCTGCCATTGCCAATACGGCAGAGAACCCCGGATCGTTCATTGCCCCTAGACATCAGCCTGGTAGTGGAGCATTCTCTCTTATTAAGGGCCGAGCTGTTCCCAATGGACGTCCCAACATCTTCCCCGCCACTGCCCAGCTCCAGTCTCAAGACCCTATCGGAAAGCTTCAGCGAGAGGACGCGCTTAGCTACATCAACCAGTACGTTCTCCCTCGCCTCAACCTAGGTGCTACGAACATGGGATTTCCTAAGGGAGCATCACCTACTAAGGatgcggctgctgcgagtCTCAACTCTCTCGCACCCTACTTCTATGGCCCCGATGCTGCCGCCGGTGTGGGTATTTACAGCCCTCCTGATGGAGCACGGGCGATGCAGGACTTCAGCTCGGCTGGAATGTCGAGTGAAGAGCGTGGAAAGAACTTCGGCATGGGTGTCGGTGGTATGCCCCTGATGAGCGTCGAAGATGCAGAGGGTGCCCTTGCGGCTGCTCGACGAGAGACcgagaagttggagaagggATTGAACCAGGTAATCAAGCGCAACAGACGACTTATTCTTGGAGGAAACAACTAAGAGACAAGAACGACACACCGCATTTTAACAACACGCTGTATTATGACCAGAAGAGTTGAGGACCTTCAATGGATGGCCCATTGAAGCTGTATGATGCTATGAAGCACAAATATCGCCACGGAACGGCGGATGGCTTTGTATGATAATCGATAGGATCAATGTTGGAATAGTGTAACTAGGAATCataaggataagaagaaTCGGCATAGAAAAAAGGAATTGCAGGTAACCCAGTCCTGTACAGGGTGGTTTGTCAAACTAAAGAGCAACATATGAGAGCCATACGTGAATCTTTCTCAAAAGCCATTTACGGTCTTGATTCTGTCCTACTAATTAATCCATAGACAAGTACTAACGTGCGTATGCAAATATTTAAGAACTAGTAACCTATTTGGGTATCAaacatcttccttctttccaTCTTTCTTCCTATGATATGTATCATCTGGCGACCGTCGACGATCAGCCCCAAGAGCTCTCCTTGCATCGGCAGTGACCTGTTTCTTCCCCTCAACAGACAAAGACTCTCGAAGTCGTTCAAGGAGTCTATCCAAAATCCACTCAgtctcttcttgacttccCATAAGGGGACTCCGATTGCCGACCCACGACCAAGCCGTTGTATCATCAGAGACCACGTCCTTTTCAACACCTTCAGCAGTCTCATTCGTTTTCCTGCGACGagggtggtggtgatgatgatgccgacTGTTTGGCTGCGCTTTTCCATGTGTCTCGGCATTGCTTTCATCCTCACCAATGAGCTTAAGATACCATGCCCACTGCTCAAAGGAGTATTTGTGTGGCTTTGATGACTTGAGGTGTATCCTGCTTAACTAACAAGAAGTTCGGATCAACTTTTCCCTCTGCATCAAGCTGGGCATGAGTGAAATTGGGTGCCATAGGTACACCATCCAGGATAAATTTGATAAAGTGCGGATGGATATGCTTCGTTCGAAACCCTTCAGCGATGCTGATCTGAGCAGCAAGGCTATCTTCAGATTCGCCTACAGCAGAACCAGGTGCACTGACGATATGTGTGTAGATATCAAAGTCCAGACGGTTCTCTGCTTCAAGCTCTCTGAAGGCATGCAGTTCCATGGTGCTGGCAGTGGCCTCTTGAGCANNNNNNNNNNNNNNNNNNNNNNNNNNNNNNNNNNNNNNNNNNNNNNNNNNNNNNNNNNNNNNNNNNNNNNNNNNNNNNNNNNNNNNNNNNNNNNNNNNNNAATAGTGACATTTCAAGACGAAGCGTTCATCACGGATAAGTTTGACAACGGTGTCCCCAGCGTTTGAAATAAGGACTGTCATGGTAGGCAACGCAAGCAAAGACCAAAAGACGAAAAAGGACTTTCCAGCGTTCGAAATAGGAGTAACATCGCCGTATCCGATTGTTGTGAGACTGACGAAGCAGAAGTAGAAGCCATCAAAGTACTTCCACCCTTGATAGTCTTCTTCACACTTAACAAAGATATAGGCGCCCAAGAGCCACAGAATAAGCCATACACCGGTTGAGATACCCATGGCGACCcaacgacgacgatatgATGTTTGAGCTTGGATCTTACGCATAAGATCGAATTCTGCCTTTCGACGCTCATATTCTGTCGCCGGTAGCTGATTGTTTGATTGTGCACCTTGGGAAACCATAGAGTCTTGTCGTCGTGGCTCTCGAATTGGCTCGAGTACCTCATCCTTGCCTTTCTTAGTCATGGTTCGGACAATACGTCGGcgtttcttctcttccattCTGGCATCGACTTGTTTTTTGCCTCGCTCGAGGACAAGGCTGCGGATAGAACCGATGACCAAACCGAGGCTGATGACACCGACCAAAGCGTATGGCATCATGAGAGCTCGTCCGAGATTTGTTTGAGCTGTGAAATCACCAAACCCGACAGTAAATAGAGTTACATCTGCCCAGTATACGGTGTCGAGATAGTTCCAGTTTTCGATATTGGAAAACACAACGGCCCCGACTAGCAAGTACAAGAGAAACATGATGGTCTGCAACATGAGAGTCCGTTGGCTGGGCGTCAAGTTGAAGTCGTTGGGATAATGGCCAACCGATGCTCCATAGAAGGTTATCACCATGAGCGAAGCATCGACAAAGTAGAGAATGGCAGCCCAAATGCCGTAGTAAAAGGCCTGAGACCATATGAGCTCTTCTCTCGGGCGACCAAAGCCTTCATAAAGCGGCCCAGAGGCTGTAGCTAGAAGAGCGATGAGTAGAATAGCAGAGATGTACCATCCGATGATAGTGAGTGGCTGAGCGATAGTAAAGCGTACACGACGTGCCATGTTTAGTAGGAGGAAGGAATTTGATATGATGGCCATGCCCAGCTGGATAGCGTTTATGACGGTGAGCCATATTGGATCAGCGACGAAAGCTGCTTCCTTGAGAGGTTCACTGGGAATGTAGTGCTGTCTCCATGGGCGTACGAGAGCGCAGATACTGAAGGCTGAAGCAACTGGACCGAGGGTGCCGGCAATCATGGGGAATGCTGAGGAAGCAAACCACCAGCGGCTGAACAGTCAGAGAATGTAGCATTTCGTGATGAAGGTGAGGTGAAGCTTACTTTGGAGCCAGATGAGCATCATCGTTTCCTATGCGTCTGTCATGAGAGACAGACTCTTCAATAATGTCAGTCTCCTGTTGGATATTATCTCCGAGATCCCCGTCGTCCATGAGGATATCTCAAGCCTATGGCGATCCGATATCAAGGATAGAGTCGATAACAAGGTAGCATATCCTAGATAAGATAATCTTACTGCAGTGTAAGTCAAGACTTATATATTTCTTGGCAAAAAGAAGGGATCCATATCCATTCAAGGAGGATATTCAAAGAAAGAATTCTTGGCGTGGGGATAAACATGCACATGCCCATTGGAATGACGTCGGGCGAGATCAGGTCTTAAGCTAGAGGGAAACAAACGGGTTTTGATCACGAGCTAAACCAACTTTACGAGACTTGCATGGCCTGTCAGAGACAAGGGACATCATTCCTTGGGGGTTGAGTTGGTGGTGATCTAGCGGCTACAGCGGCTCAAATCAGGGGAATTAATACAGGATCTAGGAAAAGACGGCATCTGATTGCTTTAGTGTTTACTGAAGGTTTATCGATTCGATCATTGTTCCCAACGtttgtgagtttgttcgtGCAATTCACCTCCTCAACGATGAATGTTATTACCGGATCGTCATTTGTGGGGTGAGCATTGTCTGGCCAATGATATTACAGAATCATGCAACGTTCAAATTTCACTCCCGCCAAAACAAGCCCTTCCTCATCTCATGCATTATCCAAGGGTTCTTGATATTGGTCTTTTAACAGAACATTTTGAACTTCTCTTTAATTGGTGCTTCAACTTTGATTCCAGCCTCATGAGATTTGGCTTTTGTCAGTTGAATCGGTACGTTAGCCGCGAAATAATCGACGTTTGAAACCACGCGTCTTCTCACCTTCACTCATCGCAGAGCGTGTAAGTCAAACAAACAGTTGTATCTCGACTTCCATTGACTaatcttcttgttgaagttTTAGAACAAAAACAGTTATCACTTACCATATGGATTGGTAATGCTGTAGCAGCATGCGAAGATGCCTCCATTTCCAAGCCCTTCATCACGCCAGTCGTAATCGACTCGCCAATCCTCTCCATAGACCATGGCAGCGACTCTATAGCATCCGGAGCCATGACCGTGTTCAAGTCCGATGTGGTTCAGCTGGCCATGTGAGCATTGAGtaagccatcatctcataCTCACAAACCCATTACTAATGCTTCATAatagcctcatcaacattaCCGAGCAGCCAGACTCTCCACTCTTCATTCAACTCCCAGCTTCACCCGTGGATGGTAATCAACCTCCTCATATCCCTGGATTTCTCCAAGGGAAGCCACTTGCCAGCATCAACTATCGTTGGAACTCCTTTGACGATGAGTCGAGCGAAACTATTCCAGTCGACGATGTCTGGCCAACGCCAATCCACGATACCTTCTTCGCCTATCAGTGGATAGTCGAAAATCTGGCTCCCGAAGGTCTCAAGAGGCGTGGTATCTATGTCTATGGCTCTCACCTAGGTGCAAGTCTTGCCTCATCTCTGGCACTCTCAGAATCACGACCGCACAAACCATTTGCGGTCCGGGGTCTGGTGGCATATAACGGAATCTACAATTGGACCATGTTTTTCCCGGACCACCCAGCAAATCGACTCGGAAAGCATGCAAACAACAGAACCAACTACTTCAAGCCTCGAGAGGGGACATACGTGCATTACCTTCAGCAGAACCTACCGATATTCTTCCAGTCAACGGTCGACATGTTCGATGTCTTCGCCAGCCcaagcctcttcttccacaaCCCAGGGATAAAAGTTCCCTCATCTTACCACATGTCGGAAGAAGAGTCTGCAGCCATCGAAGTCCTGACCAACCCGAATGCTGAGTTCGATATGAAAGAAAAGACACCACGTatgtcaaggctggtgttTCCGCCCCGCAAATCGACGCTCAAGATTCCCGAGACACTTCTGCTGTACGACACACTCCCTGTGCC
This genomic stretch from Fusarium oxysporum f. sp. lycopersici 4287 chromosome 2, whole genome shotgun sequence harbors:
- a CDS encoding CCR4-NOT transcription complex subunit 4; its protein translation is MAPQDSFIEDEEDTCPLCIEEFDLSDRNFRPCPCGYQVCQFCFNNIKNNMNGLCPACRRPYDEKTIQWKVVTQEEVAEFRANIQKNQKKRALDQRQKELQKREAEKENRKNLIGVRVVQKNLVYITGLAPTVREDELLKTLRKPEFFGQYGNIQKISISNRKSSDGQHQSLGIYVTFERPEEATRCIQAVHGSHNGDRVLKAQHGTTKYCSAWLKNEKCGNPGCMFLHEQGDEEDSYSRQDLSSMNSIGSQRPLPGGSSRSASRQQISHPTPPPVVSHPMTRSISKEGSENGADGSALPSSANWARNPQRSRRGSLATSGAASSPAISTAQPVTAEPVPEEAVEEEDEDELEEEEPQQEEPVAGPSSSRTRESESPAPTQESPDSWLKEIYKTLQSCPMPIFPDVDEDQYPPMFDPRGGEKRRAMREEEDSRLSGEQEERPEVREPSEGEPETGGSLALGGEPEDRDSSSDNRGFDRRPSAQPPIQRLSTDGLFGPSLTGASPFGQSSGNPGSRSMTPQQLYLRSQGGFGDAPPGITSQSNAFQNQGQSQGQGHSRQSSRFSFANDNAGSSTNVKVAANPRIMAQQSSMMPNTFQSQSSNQFYGASMPGPPPGLKSTGTPPSMFGQFGGQGFGAPKDNSSELLQSLIGRGRAGNNQSHDAGKHDELPSLDEATNSVDALVSDDPILPPIGLEGRTSVPPGLSLPPGLPANISRPPSTQGHTKLTNIVPALPRMPPPGLSQGSLTPDQSPAKLKPAIPVSEAKKNIKSLAAESGLSREITTQSQPNLTKASFLQDEDFPALDASKNKSRPATPTPKATPKAKRHAERIVDRMMAKAGASLESMAQETKAEEAKVQETKAHEVEAQETKAQEVKPASSSQAADKKPITVNTQVGKNVAVKTSELSATTEKSTTETSAAFPPLPTPSSTAIASPVTRTAPKTLRVIAAPKAEAPPPASPALTMASVALSGTSRAVSGSYRPDTPVSEMISDNASVVSASVTHSRASSPPPSRIGSAAVRTTTKSQQRKQRKDVLKQETKLIAEAPIAEAEVHAPIMGRKKKQKKEKPIKTAQPDASTIPEAPADEPSQPPSQQEPVKEPEREPEEKPVKSKNSQKKSIKSKGKTKEVETQPTPPPPASPKESIPDAQEPPARPQPDPASVFSEIKNTLWASSVDKLQLFKPIANGSSRTDYSAAKNNANKAEHCKDCSCKCGEIQDEDLAALRAGKPVRKQFHVDGSRMLITPNGDCIRGLTPEEEDAFLELQAAIANTAENPGSFIAPRHQPGSGAFSLIKGRAVPNGRPNIFPATAQLQSQDPIGKLQREDALSYINQYVLPRLNLGATNMGFPKGASPTKDAAAASLNSLAPYFYGPDAAAGVGIYSPPDGARAMQDFSSAGMSSEERGKNFGMGVGGMPLMSVEDAEGALAAARRETEKLEKGLNQVIKRNRRLILGGNN
- a CDS encoding hypothetical protein (At least one base has a quality score < 10) gives rise to the protein MDDGDLGDNIQQETDIIEESVSHDRRIGNDDAHLAPNRWWFASSAFPMIAGTLGPVASAFSICALVRPWRQHYIPSEPLKEAAFVADPIWLTVINAIQLGMAIISNSFLLLNMARRVRFTIAQPLTIIGWYISAILLIALLATASGPLYEGFGRPREELIWSQAFYYGIWAAILYFVDASLMVITFYGASVGHYPNDFNLTPSQRTLMLQTIMFLLYLLVGAVVFSNIENWNYLDTVYWADVTLFTVGFGDFTAQTNLGRALMMPYALVGVISLGLVIGSIRSLVLERGKKQVDARMEEKKRRRIVRTMTKKGKDEVLEPIREPRRQDSMVSQGAQSNNQLPATEYERRKAEFDLMRKIQAQTSYRRRWVAMGISTGVWLILWLLGAYIFVKCEEDYQGWKYFDGFYFCFVSLTTIGYGDVTPISNAGKSFFVFWSLLALPTMTVLISNAGDTVVKLIRDERFVLKCHYSQEATASTMELHAFRELEAENRLDFDIYTHIVSAPGSAVGESEDSLAAQISIAEGFRTKHIHPHFIKFILDGVPMAPNFTHAQLDAEGKVDPNFLLVKQDTPQVIKATQILL